From the genome of Primulina huaijiensis isolate GDHJ02 chromosome 11, ASM1229523v2, whole genome shotgun sequence:
atctattttttatatttatatttatatttatattatattttcctCGGCTCTTTTCGATATTGAATTTGTTATATCatgttattaaattattttccataatatagaatttatcattttaaaaaatattattgtatttctaTTTCACCGTAACAAATTAGAGGTGGTCGCAGTACAAATACACAAAATAGTGAGAATCcagaaataattaaatatgacaaaaaattgAACGATCAACCgggtttttattatttataaaaaagatttgacaaaaacttgtatgaaacggtctcacggttcgtattttgttagacagatatcttatttgggtcatccaataaaaaatattactttttatgctaagagtattagtttttattgtgaatatcggtagggttgaccagtctcacagataaagattcgtgagactctctcgcaagagacctattcaaaagattttaaaaaaaaagagtaaataattattaatggaATTTACCTTTTCAGAAATTGCATCTTGAACAACAATAATATCACTTGTAATAGCCGAAATGACTTCTCCAGTGGAGGCTTCTGTGTCAAAAACACTGATATCTTGATTTAGCATTGATCTTAAATATGCTATTCTCATTTTTGCTGCTTGTCTTTCTCCAGAATGCATCCAAAAAGCAAcctctgaaatttttttaatataattttgtaaattataACTTTCTTGattctaatataaaaataaaaagttccAAAAATCCCTCGATAAATTAGACAAGATAGGATTTCATTATCTGATCAACCAAAATTTGGTCACAatgttataatttatttttcctacATTAGAGGAGCTGACATGGTGCCGaacattatatataatatcatatcagCACTCGACAAAAGTCGgattaaatatacaataaacaGTTCCTTATGCCAACCTTTGACTATAAAGgccaatttaaaatatgattttagaattttaatttcCCAATAAAAATTGAgggttttgatatatttttaagtgCAGATAAGTGTCTTACCTGTCCATGACGAAAACATTATGACAATGCTGAGGTATAAGAAATCCAAAGAATACTGCAGAAAATAAATAGTTTAGATTTAAAGAAGAATTTGTTACTCAAtttaacaagaaaattaaatataatggaTGGGCATCCAAAATTATACGTATACAcactcataatatatttttaaaaaaaatcaaaatcaaaatctgaCCTTTACTATTTATGACTTCCACCAAAACTAACATTTAATGTGAAATGTCATTCCTACTAATATATTCCTTCGAAGTATTATAATAACCAAAACATTGTTATTTAACAGAATAAATAGCCAAAGTAATACAACTGAGACTCTAATCACAACGTCACGAGCAAATTAAACAGAAATAACTTAACataattatgtttaaaaaagGGGAAAATTGCAGTCGGAAAAAGAAAGAGTTAGTAGACCACATAATTCGTATATaacatcaaaaaaaaaaatcaataaataaataaaccttAAATCACAATCATAACACATGttgatatgatttaaaattttaggataTAGCACCGAGAGTGTTTCTTTTCATATTTCAATATATCATATGGATCACTCGTATTCTTATGTTGATGATCTAAGagctaaatatcatatcatgtgcaacatataatataataatattaacataaaaattcatgtgagacactgagtcaattttgtgatatacatatcttattttggttactcaggaaaaatattatattttaatgtaaatataTACATAGTTGATCCGTGAAATCGTTGATCTTATAATTACAGTGTTTTAAAAgatcattaattttatatacGAGATTTTATCTTTTAACACATTTTCGTGTCGTTCCCCGATGGCGTACATACGTACCTTAGCGACATGGTGAGAAGCTTCTTTGGGGAAAAGATAAGCCAACCCAATCACATTAATCATCTTCccaaagaaaatgaagaacacAGGAACCGAAGCGCCATGCACGCATGCACCGATGGATCCGACGAACATCAGCAGATAATCGTAGCTATCTGCGAATGTAAACAATTTCGAGATCGAAACTTTCTTCGGGGCCGGTTTCTTCGACCAGTCTTTCTCGTTCTTCTCATCTGTGGAAGCATCGGATTCAGCAGATTGATTGTTcattcttcttgttttttttttttttttggaaaattcgAGATCTATAGGTGATTAATTATTGGGTTTTTGAGTGGAATGGATCGCTCACTGaggaagaaggaaaaaaaaagatgaaaccGGGGCGAGGGCGAGAATTAATTTGTGTGGGAAATTTGGTGGATTTATATAAGCAGATTTAATGAAAAAGCAAGAACTGGTGTGGCggtgttttatttattgaaattgaaatgagTATCCTCTTCTTttaaccttttttttaaaaaaaaatattttactagCAGTTGGGAGCCATCGTATTTATGATGATTCAACAACTTCCGTCATGATAACCGAAAGAAATGTGCTTTATAACATTtctgtatataatatatatgaatgAATTTGCATTACATtctaaaaaaatgttttgaaaagattatcaaattaaatagcTTTTTTTAGTGAGATcgttgattttttttccattttaacGATAATTTCGGATCAAAATATTTCCACATATCAAGCGTGATAATAAGTATaaagaaaaatgacaaagatTTTTAGGTGGAAACAGGATCAATCCTAACAATATTTGGGTCTGAgtctaacttttaaaaaaagacCTCTGAATCATAATGtgtgttcatattttttttagttttatagcaatttttcaaattaaatcaatacgttaaagacaatataaaaaactaattaaataaaatatcaaacatGTCCAAAATGATCACTAAAAAAAACCCGCCTAACAGTTTTAGAGCTCAAAACACTAATCAAGTCTGTATAATCAAGTTGTTCAGTAATTTCTTTCTCAATCGATAACATAGCCAATctattcaatctttcttgtggcATGGTTGATCGGAGAAAAGTTTTGATGAGCTTTAATTTTGAGAAACTTCGCTCTGCACTTTCTACTGTGATCGTGATAGTCAACAAGATTTTATAAGAAATATGAGCATTTGAGAAACACCCATCCATTTTCTTCAAGTAATTCACTACATCAATGGCCGATTTTGCTTCTCTTGGTAATAAGCACCTCAAGAATGTCAACTTCGAAAATAGATCATCCCCATTAATATCAGAACAACCCTTATGAGTCAAAGAATTTTCAAGATTCTTGCAAGAACTCAACAAGGTTCATAGTCTGTACGTTGTAACCTCTCTAGATTGAACAATAAACCAAATGtttcttcatatttttgaaattgttcaaatcGAGCTTTCATAGAAGAACGAGCTTGATCGATTATAAAGAGAAAGTAGTTAATTCGAAAAGATTTTGCAGCTAACTGTATCACTTCTTCAATGTTACTTTCACCAAATTGTTTTTTTCTTCGGATAACACGTTTCTCTCGAAATACAGCTTCAATGCCCATATCACATGCCATTTCTTTATCTTCAACCATGGCCTTATCGTAATCATCCTCTCTAAATTCTTCAAGAAATAAAACAATTCCTTGTAAAAATTCGATAGCAACATCAATATCCATATTTTCAGATTGAAGAAATTTGCTCATAGTGTTGATAGCATGCAACAACTTGAACCAAATTACCACACCAAGCAAGAATTCAAAATTCTCAAGTTTATATAATGCTAAGGACTCAGCTTCACTCTTCGTTTTGGGATCTTCACTATCATTTGCCACGTCATAAAAGCATATCTTATTTGTGCAATTTGCTCCTTTATAGGTTTAACACTCTCAACATGACTTTCCCATCGTGTTTGTGACAATGGATTAACTGTCAAACCCTTCACGTGATCTTTGAAAATCTTCCACCGCTTGGTAGAAGAGGAGAACAATGTATAGATCCGTTGTATTACTCCAAAAAATGACATAGCCTTAGGACAACAATTCGCCATATCACACCAAGCTAAATTGAGACTTTGACAACCACAATGAGTATAAAAAGCTCTGGGATTCATTTCAAGCAACATTTTTTGTACACCTTTATGCATATCTTTCATATTAGATCCATTATCATATCATTGACCTCTAATATCATCAATATCAAGCTCAAGATTGACTAAAGCATTTTTAAGATGCATAAAAAGCCCAAGTCCCGAAGTATCATCAACATCTAGAAATTGCACCCAATATTCTTCTACTTTTGTGAAACTTTTTGAATCATTTAAACATCGTATGACAATGGACATTTGCTCTTTGTGACTGATATCATGAGTACAATCTACtatgattgaaaaatattttgcatgtctTACCTTtgcaaatattaatatttttgatcttttaaaactctttgtttTCCCAAAACCGACTTCCtgagaaaaatcgagctcgactcgtaaaataattcgaactccaaatTTTTAGGAagaattaaatcatttttaatcatattaggaagccttgccactaattaaataaaattacatattcatgtcttggtcgtcctcggtctcctttcccctgcctattatcgaatattcgggtaaaatccttaatttcatgtaatcatgtcatattatcatttaatcatgcaatcatacatttaatcatatactAAACATCATTccagcatttaaaatcaattaaataaaacaattaagcaattaaaataatttgcatgcatgctgtttacgtaggttggtttatCGGAAGTTAGGTAAAAGCTCCAGTGCTTGGGCTGGAGAAGTTCTATGAGTAATGACGcatgggaaagcccgtgagggaaaaagtCCCAGTGGGAACCCAAGACGGGACAAGGCCTccgagggagcccaagatcgggatagcccatggtcgttacaaaaaaaaaaggcgcattttattgtaacgaccatgggctccctcaaggggcctttGTCCCTCATGGACTTTCCCATGCGCCATTACTCAATTGGTACCAAGATTGCTGCAAAGACCTATATATGTCCAGGAAGTCTTGGATTCTAATCCTGAGAAGGTAAAAGCTCAAATGCCTGGGCTGAAGAAGTCCTATGAGTAATGGCGAATgagaaagcccgtgagggacaAAGTCCcattgagggagcccaagatcgggatagcccatggtcgttacatgatttcttgcatgcaggcaTGGAGACTTAGACATAAGGGGTGTCAGACATTCTTGGCCATTAGTATTTCAACACCTGACGCACCCACCCCGTCGATATCTCATGTACCAgttgtcagagactttcctgATGTTTCCCTCGACGACGTCACAAGCCTTCCACcggagagagaggtggagttcgtCATTGACTTTGTGACAGGCAATGTGccgatctctaaggcaccgtataGTTTGGCTCCAGCaaagatgttagagctcaaacagcTAATTCAGGAGCTCCTAGACAAAGAATCCATCcaccctagtttctcaccatggggcgcaccagtggtcttcgtaaagaagaaagatggaagcatgaggttgtgtatcgattaccgaaaattgaacaaggtaacaatcaagaacaaatatccaTGACCAAGTATCGAAGACTTATTCGATCAGTTGCCgggagctacagtgttttctaagatagatctacgttctgggtatcatcaactgaaggtaaaggatgcagatattcataagacagcctgcagaactagatatgggcactacgagttcttagtgatgccatttggactgacgaatgctccagcgattTTTATGGACCTAATTAATCGATTATTTCAGCCCTATCTAGATCAATTcatcatagtattcattgacgacattcttataTACTCGAGGAACCATGAGAAACACAATCAACATTTGAGTACAGTTTTGCAAGTCTTGCAGGGtcacaagttgtttgcaaaattcagtaagtgtgaattctggttggagaaagtaaCATTTTTAGGACATATCATAGGTGGATCCAGATAAAGTGGCAGCAGTAAAAGGATGGGCCGAGCCGAAGAACGCGTCAGAGATCCATATTTTCCTAGATTTGACatgctactacaggaaatttatgtagaacccgtaaattagacgaCGTAtttaagccatgcataattcctagtatttaaattaaaatgatttttattgcttgAGTATCTagattcttttctttaaatttattttgtgcagtagtttaattgttaGCTTTTCAGgtcattaagtgaggccggaccggagttggagtaaagatataaatttttaatattaagaaaatattcctagaatttatttaagataaataataatttattttgagaaaaaagaaagtttaagaatttatttaattaacttgagataagtagtaaataaattcttttaggttcaataatttaattaaaagcctaaaataaatatgtgatcaattgagataagttaatctagacttatttaattaaggaatttaatttgacatgatagtaaattcatctttaaaatttaaagaattatccatgcatgcaagataatggcaTTCTCtagttaatttattaattcactaaaatatttaatgagtaaataaaaccctaaagatttaaaatacaatatttaagaaatagtTTCCCTCCCCTTTatccaaattttcggccaccccatttCCAAAGGATTTAGTTTTGATTTACAACTCAACTTTGATTCCTTTCCATATCCATTTCGTGGTAGATAATCTCTTAATTTTAAAccctcatttaattaatatttaagcaatatcctACCATGTCTATCTAGCAATATCTTtccccatttaattaataaaaatcggTCACTTCCTTTAGGAGATTTAAAAAGTTTGGCAACTCAATTCTTTGAattctttccttatccattttcttgggagatgtttatatttcaataaatcttctataataattaattgagcAAGATCCCACCCCATTTTATTGATGAGAAAATCGGCCCTCTCCCCATtttgaaagatttaatttaCAATTCAATTCTTTAATTATCCTTCCCTTAAACTTTTTCTAGATGGATATCTTCCCCATCTTTTAAATCTCtatcaaatcattaattaaacaatttttcccTTTGCACCTAGACTTGAATTCGACTAGTACACTCTCTTATCCctcaagaaaaatctttgatatcattctatgtttccttatcactcaaactagtagatagaaagaatattttcaaTTCCTTTATCTTGCTATCTTCCCTATTTTCCCTAGCCGTTCTCCCTAccgtattttcgaaaatttcagaagtAAATAGAGAGAAAAACGTGAGAATTCAGTGAGGGATTAGGAAGAAAATCGAGTAGCAAGAAAGAAGGAAAAGTGCTCTCCGTCTCCTCCTCGCCGCGTCGTCgtaatcgtttgttttctttcaaaacaaaaatccaaggcatgtatatatttcttttgctcttcaatcaagccatataggtatttttaaatatcacatGTACATGATTTCATGCAAGAAAACCGAAATATGGACAGgaagttttataaaaataagtgCAGATTTTGTTCGGTTTCCTCTATGCCTCACGGGTTTGGCTTGTTTCTGTTGTTGCAGGGTTTGGCTCGGTCCTAGGCTCCCAAAGCTGCACCTAGACATGTGTTAGGGTGTATTAGGATCATGTGGGTCCATCGGTGCAAGCCCTATGCATACTGAAATTCAGAATTGACAGTAACCTGTTCCTAGTGTCACTTTGGGGTTCGATTTTTCTTGTTTGTTGTCAAAGTAggatgtttctgatcttggctgccctaagggctatAGCCTTGGTTAGAACATCTTCTTATTATGTCTAAGACGTTACCAagtcggcctttcaaggcttggtccatggttgcatcagTTTTTNTAACATCTTCTTattatgtctaagacgtgaccaagttggCCTTTccaggcttggtccatggttgcatcggtttttcaaacacaaaacaagaacagccccttcgacccttcattttctgcatgtgtgtgtgtgttcggTCATGGGTtggtatggatcttggttggtctagggcccttagccatggttcaaatcattcccttggatgttggtaagaggttttggtcggtggtttaagccccaatggccattagccccgcaaacgacgcaaggaaaccaaagcacaagctgctgtatttttgtgacAGTAACTTGCTGcggcggttcagtggctcgttcgagttcttggttggcttttagcctacgGCCTTAGAcgggacagtgcctcatcaagttaggaaggtcatgtttttggccgttagTGATTCGGATNAGCCgattgtgattcggatcattttagaagtcgtacgagaatttacggtgcgatgtgccaaattgactctcgaaagagcgtttcatgttttggcctccattcaccaaagttTCGACTTGTACCATtataggagcattatttcatcattttagacgtattttaatcatgactaaattaTGGTTCGGTGATGGTTctggttggcacggagtcatgattaaatactaagttaaTTGGGCGTAAATGTCTCATTTTTGGAGTCAATTACAAAGCTCGGTCAcgataaatcatttgcatatttttcatgttagaatttaGTCGCaacgagcctgggagcgatccaacccaatcagtaaaattattacaggatatttaattatgctatttaattatattacgtgcaaaatattcatttttgagatttatgcgatattgattgtggtcactttactatcatgggattattacttcacccggtcgccagttatcgATCGGTTCagttgtaccacccagtatactgtggcattagtctgatcagacgattattatttcacccggtcgccagttaccagtCCCGGttgtcagttaccggtcagtttagggaccacttgcgtagaccataatctcaccagaaaattattacatgctatttcattacagggctccgaAAAGCAAACActttcactatgatttttaattcagttatgcacgtattataattaatcatgacacgatattttacgttatgcctcatgacacgatattttcacttcgcatgcaattttattattatctatttacttgttatttacgatatatgtatgctgagtctttagactcactagacttgattgttgtaggtactgatgatgtcagaaccgagggcggggaccagtgagccagctcgagtcggcagtagtgggacccgaggacctcatttaccagtttatttactatttttgcgaaaactcattttattacaatggATTATTTTAAGCTatcgttttgaaacattatttacttccgctgctatttttgaacatcaaactttattttatcagtttatttatgagtgaggcaatttaattaatgaaaaagaaaatttttaaatttttccgcaaattttcaagtacgaatttagaggcctctacaattTATTTAGGGGTTTTCCTCGATtacagtgccactcacttcattgactaagaaNACTCATCTTTTATCTCCCTTTTTAGTCTCGTTAGGACAAATTTTGTTGAGTTgttttgagctgaaagatcgagtccttgagctggggttttactcctNaaagcaagctcttatcacaaCACCAGTTTTAGGCATGTCATCagggcaaggcaattttgtgtCATACACCaatgcttctaagctcggtttaggcgcagtattgatgcagcatggtcgNGATTCGTTTCGGATCGGaaattccgggttctcacaagAAACATATTTGTTTTTCAGTATAAAATCTATGATGGTTCCATCGATGACATATAAATCATTTGATATTCAGATCTtaagtttgaaataaattatcgTGTTCTACACTTAATTGTAACCAACAATTACGGTTAAAAAAATGTATGATGGTTCAAAATCTTAGTATTTCCTTATCTGTTTGATCTTTCTTGATATATCGGATTTTTACCTTTCCCAATATATCATGTCAATAAAAAGATAGCACAaagaaaccgttgtcgttaTCATGATTATCAGGATACGATTAC
Proteins encoded in this window:
- the LOC140988433 gene encoding uncharacterized protein produces the protein MANCCPKAMSFFGVIQRIYTLFSSSTKRWKIFKDHVKGLTVNPLSQTRWESHVESVKPIKEQIAQIRYAFMTWQMILLHAINTMSKFLQSENMDIDVAIEFLQGIVLFLEEFREDDYDKAMVEDKEMACDMGIEAVFREKRVIRRKKQFGESNIEEVIQLAAKSFRINYFLFIIDQARSSMKARFEQFQKYEETFGLLFNLERLQRTDYEPC